One segment of Mycolicibacterium baixiangningiae DNA contains the following:
- a CDS encoding WXG100 family type VII secretion target, with amino-acid sequence MSELRVSESMVIGVAEELRTVVDGTRSGLTSLDGELSRLLGSGWTGEAGSAFGEVWARWHEGAHNLVKGLETMASALEQAAHAYGSTDAEGRATVDSAGM; translated from the coding sequence ATGAGTGAGCTGCGGGTTTCCGAGTCGATGGTCATCGGGGTTGCGGAAGAGCTACGCACGGTCGTTGACGGGACGCGGTCTGGTCTGACGAGCTTGGATGGCGAGCTGAGCCGTCTCTTGGGATCCGGATGGACGGGCGAGGCGGGGTCAGCGTTCGGCGAAGTGTGGGCTCGATGGCATGAGGGTGCGCACAACCTGGTGAAGGGCTTGGAAACGATGGCGTCGGCCTTGGAGCAGGCCGCACACGCGTATGGCAGCACCGATGCAGAGGGTCGGGCGACGGTCGATTCGGCGGGCATGTGA
- a CDS encoding WXG100 family type VII secretion target, whose translation MAGFSVDLEALLSGVDQMSAFHSDLEQTLASVRASMTALGLSWHGEAASAQETAQQQWDAGAQQLREALAQLRDIAEQAHANYSNAVATNQRMWG comes from the coding sequence ATGGCGGGTTTTTCAGTCGACCTCGAGGCGCTGCTGTCGGGCGTCGATCAGATGTCGGCATTCCATTCCGACCTGGAACAGACGTTGGCGTCGGTACGTGCATCGATGACGGCGCTGGGGCTTTCGTGGCACGGTGAGGCGGCGTCGGCGCAGGAGACCGCGCAGCAGCAGTGGGACGCCGGAGCGCAGCAGTTGCGCGAAGCCTTGGCGCAGTTGCGGGACATCGCCGAGCAGGCGCATGCCAATTATTCGAACGCGGTCGCCACGAATCAGCGTATGTGGGGTTGA
- a CDS encoding glycohydrolase toxin TNT-related protein (This protein contains a domain related to Tuberculosis Necrotizing Toxin, which is the C-terminal effector domain of outer membrane channel protein CpnT, and which has a lethal NAD+-glycohydrolase activity.), with amino-acid sequence MAYQKSAQALLDAGAGLVNASRNVGFGVGMSATNYSQANAASTIGGGAAPLTPPEKPSEFDTPPCPSSLGGGVPPPFLWSVLQTFISDTWPDGDPGRLRASAGAWQRFASAINGIAGELSGPAGVIAGQQVPEGGAMTSALGELARSFDGVSIEAGNLATQIREFADDVESAQDAIRDLCDRISPSGLFDGIKAVFSGDALDEIKEIADDVKDVLENFGRQADGRIALMESLITALDDAVVSMQQKARREFTHYLGEDVGGALASQLEFRSNLSEGIVKAGLESIAGIQQLDPTRFASDPDGAQAAWGGLLDTLKYATPTGVAMDPMGALDHGKDMLSGLGHTEDWRADRPGLGLGGVLFEVGSAATGVGAAKSGLRGAGAAAEAGEAGPAVRAAAGAAEATAPIAGRASEIAARLDDLTTFPDDMPSGAASGAHGPALPPSLAEPGGPPTPKTPPFSESTVPQGVPHSVPDSAGPRPAGLPSQPMPDAGGSGAEVPPPHSALEGGTPSTNSAVGTPSDASSTSAGSPHDTGSGPSQPTPERTSTDSDSGLGHSARAAPSEVPASPPRTDSAPPLPTAPEPHPGTPHDSSQSAEAATHSDHGPPKDSEGQPDNLDGQLKNPAGDPLHSGNPEGDGWHRRDDEPLDPNYGHAILEDHWEYPDYPTDIDPEVRQLIADPDAPWGRDTHGVPLTKAEYESLFNKVGPDGQEWQNYPPNAGAAPGTRVVYDSMEAFTRDFGAQGDGSVRVDRLGKVDGDYLGLMPDGVPATFEQRSLPNYNLTQPYHQYLLSGELPTGWRVEVSEVAPAFAREGGGVQVLVLDTLGRPVTVSTLKEMGLLR; translated from the coding sequence ATGGCGTATCAGAAGTCTGCGCAGGCGCTGCTAGATGCCGGGGCCGGGTTGGTCAACGCGTCGCGCAACGTCGGATTCGGCGTGGGTATGTCGGCGACGAACTACTCGCAAGCCAATGCGGCGTCGACAATCGGTGGCGGCGCGGCGCCTCTCACGCCCCCAGAGAAACCCTCCGAGTTCGACACACCGCCCTGTCCGTCGTCGCTGGGCGGCGGCGTGCCTCCGCCGTTCTTGTGGTCGGTTCTGCAAACCTTCATTTCCGACACGTGGCCTGACGGTGATCCCGGTCGACTGCGGGCGTCGGCAGGAGCATGGCAGCGCTTCGCGTCGGCGATCAACGGGATCGCCGGTGAGCTGAGCGGTCCCGCGGGAGTCATTGCAGGCCAGCAGGTTCCCGAGGGTGGAGCGATGACGTCAGCCTTGGGAGAGTTGGCACGATCGTTCGACGGAGTTTCGATTGAGGCAGGGAATCTCGCCACACAGATCCGCGAATTCGCAGACGACGTCGAGTCGGCCCAGGACGCGATCCGCGACCTCTGTGATCGGATCTCGCCATCGGGACTCTTCGATGGCATCAAGGCGGTATTCAGCGGTGACGCCCTCGACGAAATCAAGGAGATCGCCGACGACGTCAAGGATGTGTTGGAGAACTTTGGTCGTCAGGCCGACGGTCGCATCGCGTTGATGGAGTCGTTGATCACGGCGCTCGACGATGCCGTGGTCTCGATGCAGCAGAAAGCTCGCCGCGAATTCACGCACTATCTCGGGGAGGACGTTGGCGGCGCGCTCGCAAGCCAATTGGAGTTTCGCTCGAACCTGAGCGAGGGAATCGTCAAGGCAGGGTTGGAATCCATTGCCGGGATTCAGCAGTTGGATCCGACGAGGTTCGCGTCGGATCCCGACGGTGCTCAAGCCGCGTGGGGTGGCCTTCTCGACACGCTCAAATATGCGACCCCGACCGGCGTCGCCATGGATCCGATGGGTGCACTCGACCACGGGAAGGACATGCTCAGCGGCCTTGGACACACCGAGGATTGGCGGGCGGATCGGCCGGGGCTGGGGCTCGGGGGTGTGCTGTTCGAGGTGGGGTCCGCCGCGACCGGCGTCGGCGCAGCGAAGTCCGGGCTTCGCGGTGCAGGTGCTGCGGCGGAAGCCGGTGAAGCGGGCCCGGCGGTCCGCGCAGCGGCAGGTGCGGCGGAAGCGACCGCTCCCATCGCGGGGCGAGCATCCGAAATCGCCGCCAGGCTGGACGACCTCACTACCTTTCCCGACGACATGCCCTCTGGTGCCGCGTCGGGAGCCCACGGGCCGGCGCTGCCGCCCTCCCTGGCTGAGCCGGGTGGACCGCCAACTCCGAAGACGCCTCCGTTTTCGGAATCGACTGTGCCTCAGGGAGTTCCGCATTCGGTACCGGATTCTGCTGGGCCGCGTCCCGCTGGCCTGCCTTCGCAGCCGATGCCTGATGCCGGTGGTTCGGGTGCGGAGGTGCCCCCACCGCACAGTGCCCTTGAAGGCGGGACACCGTCGACCAACAGTGCGGTGGGTACGCCATCCGATGCGTCGAGTACGTCTGCGGGTTCACCGCACGATACCGGCTCTGGGCCATCACAGCCGACGCCCGAGCGCACCTCGACCGACTCCGACAGCGGATTGGGGCACTCCGCCCGGGCAGCACCCTCGGAAGTACCAGCGTCCCCGCCGAGAACTGATTCGGCGCCTCCATTGCCGACAGCGCCAGAACCGCACCCGGGGACTCCCCATGATTCGAGCCAATCCGCGGAAGCGGCGACGCATTCGGACCATGGGCCACCCAAGGATTCAGAGGGTCAACCGGATAATTTGGATGGGCAGCTAAAGAATCCCGCTGGCGACCCCCTCCATTCTGGTAACCCGGAAGGCGACGGCTGGCACCGTCGAGATGACGAACCGCTGGATCCCAACTACGGCCACGCCATCTTGGAAGACCATTGGGAGTATCCCGATTACCCAACCGATATCGACCCGGAAGTGCGTCAGCTCATCGCCGATCCCGATGCACCATGGGGCCGAGATACTCATGGTGTTCCTCTGACGAAGGCAGAATACGAGTCACTGTTCAATAAGGTCGGTCCGGATGGGCAGGAATGGCAAAACTATCCGCCGAATGCTGGAGCCGCACCGGGGACTCGAGTGGTCTATGACTCCATGGAGGCCTTTACGCGCGACTTCGGTGCGCAAGGCGACGGCTCTGTCCGCGTCGACAGGCTTGGCAAGGTGGACGGTGATTACCTCGGTTTGATGCCCGACGGAGTGCCAGCGACATTCGAGCAGCGTTCATTGCCGAATTACAATCTGACTCAGCCCTACCACCAGTACTTGTTGTCCGGTGAGTTGCCGACGGGATGGAGGGTCGAGGTCTCGGAAGTTGCGCCAGCGTTTGCGCGAGAAGGGGGTGGGGTTCAGGTGCTCGTGCTTGACACGTTAGGCAGACCTGTCACCGTGAGCACACTCAAGGAGATGGGGCTCCTTCGATGA
- a CDS encoding Imm61 family immunity protein, producing MSALSPSHELTTWANRAGYSVTASDKTNATVFWSDPGGEIRYYCRNEDDEHIRLTRVTRDGPEELVLIAATFAILQRYMIGRFGNVIRDELGLDVLRPPWTADQLAEGYALTDMDDDGCRALLRNGSVVAKAPEATLSLLALVPLSHYMRLSTADLMDSFLDPHGAPLLANGRYA from the coding sequence ATGAGCGCGCTTAGCCCTTCCCACGAACTGACGACCTGGGCGAATCGAGCCGGGTATTCGGTGACGGCGTCAGATAAGACGAACGCAACCGTATTCTGGTCGGATCCAGGTGGTGAGATCCGGTACTACTGTCGCAACGAAGATGACGAGCACATCCGCTTGACTCGAGTAACTCGGGATGGCCCCGAGGAGCTTGTCCTCATAGCCGCAACGTTTGCGATCCTGCAGCGCTACATGATCGGAAGGTTCGGGAATGTCATTCGAGACGAGCTCGGGCTTGATGTTTTGCGCCCGCCATGGACGGCTGATCAGTTGGCAGAGGGATATGCACTCACCGACATGGACGACGATGGCTGCCGCGCTCTCTTGAGGAACGGCTCAGTTGTCGCCAAGGCGCCAGAAGCCACGTTGAGCCTCCTCGCGCTGGTCCCGCTGTCCCACTACATGCGCTTGAGCACTGCTGACTTGATGGACTCATTCCTCGACCCACACGGTGCGCCACTGCTCGCTAACGGACGTTACGCATAG
- a CDS encoding reverse transcriptase family protein encodes MALEPVDIDRCLVDPATYESTILRIYTKRNERGMGFHEVSDGVTYFDAATDRKALSRAIASSIADGTYRPQPVDLWFLETNGKRRTAHMPGFVDHIVGSALFKLLSTNARCYGLPGVYSYLPGLTNVGAMRAFAAYIRAHRQRVGPAGGPLYVLQSDFEKYGDNLPVGQDAALWRILREVASLGTDSGEISSVAWDLITILVRPVVRGEDGTEFTRLNGVAMGTPLVPVLGNLAVVPMDRAISAIDGVFYARYNDDFIIAHSDLAAIHEADTRVDALVAELGVKRKLSKELRTALSGRGRPCTVDPAYRGRDRIDCLGMSVTSAGTVMLGAHRLRRFVARIAARIDGSVPTLSQMPVRERAHHLVAATNVMLDVTSPFAVAGLSALLDATTDRGSLKDLDYRIARKIAQAATGIPGVRGFRQLPPEVLYREMGLVSLVALRNAR; translated from the coding sequence ATGGCGCTTGAACCGGTCGACATCGACCGGTGCCTGGTCGACCCCGCAACCTACGAATCCACCATCCTGCGCATCTACACCAAGCGCAACGAACGCGGCATGGGTTTCCACGAGGTGTCCGACGGAGTCACCTATTTCGATGCGGCGACGGATCGAAAAGCGTTGTCCCGCGCCATCGCTTCTAGTATCGCCGACGGCACCTATCGGCCGCAGCCTGTCGATCTGTGGTTCCTCGAGACCAACGGCAAGCGCCGCACCGCGCACATGCCGGGCTTCGTCGATCACATCGTCGGTTCGGCGCTGTTCAAGCTGCTGTCGACCAATGCCCGCTGCTACGGCCTGCCCGGCGTCTACAGCTACCTGCCGGGATTGACCAACGTCGGGGCGATGCGGGCGTTCGCCGCCTACATCCGCGCCCATCGCCAGCGGGTCGGGCCGGCCGGCGGGCCGCTGTACGTGCTGCAGTCCGACTTCGAGAAGTACGGCGACAACCTCCCGGTCGGTCAGGATGCCGCGTTGTGGCGCATCCTGCGGGAGGTGGCGTCTCTGGGCACAGATAGCGGCGAGATCAGTTCTGTTGCATGGGATCTGATCACCATCCTGGTGCGCCCCGTGGTACGCGGCGAGGACGGCACGGAGTTCACCCGGCTCAACGGTGTCGCGATGGGAACGCCGCTGGTGCCGGTACTCGGGAATCTCGCGGTGGTGCCGATGGACCGGGCGATCAGCGCCATCGACGGGGTGTTCTACGCGCGCTACAACGACGACTTCATCATCGCCCATAGCGATCTCGCGGCGATCCACGAGGCGGACACCAGGGTCGACGCGCTCGTCGCGGAACTGGGCGTCAAACGCAAGCTGAGCAAGGAGCTGCGCACCGCGCTGAGTGGGCGCGGCCGACCCTGCACGGTCGATCCCGCGTACCGCGGCCGGGACCGGATCGACTGCCTCGGAATGTCGGTGACGTCCGCCGGCACCGTCATGCTTGGCGCACATCGGTTGCGTCGCTTTGTCGCTCGCATCGCGGCGCGGATCGACGGGTCGGTGCCCACGCTGTCGCAGATGCCCGTGCGCGAGCGCGCGCACCACCTGGTCGCCGCCACCAACGTCATGCTCGACGTCACGAGCCCGTTCGCCGTGGCCGGGTTGTCGGCGCTGCTCGACGCGACGACGGATCGGGGCTCGCTCAAGGACCTCGACTACCGGATCGCCCGCAAGATCGCGCAGGCAGCGACCGGCATCCCGGGGGTTCGCGGCTTCCGGCAACTGCCGCCGGAGGTGCTGTACCGCGAGATGGGCCTGGTGTCGCTGGTCGCGCTACGCAATGCGCGGTGA